One window from the genome of Mucilaginibacter ginsenosidivorans encodes:
- a CDS encoding YceI family protein, whose amino-acid sequence MKYLSMLLLAWLTAFQAGQDIYICKNAKINLYSSAPIEDIEANSSQAVSVYKASTGELSFSLPIRSLHFEKSLMEEHFNENYMESDKYPKASFKGMVLSPPDISKDGTYPVNVTGDLEVHGVKQARTIKGEIKVNGGVISMTSEFIVKCADHKIDIPQIVFHHIAENIRIRVAATYAPYKN is encoded by the coding sequence ATGAAATATTTAAGTATGCTTTTACTTGCCTGGCTCACAGCTTTCCAGGCGGGACAGGATATCTACATCTGTAAAAATGCAAAGATAAACCTGTATTCAAGTGCCCCTATTGAGGATATAGAGGCCAATTCATCACAAGCTGTATCCGTATATAAGGCATCAACGGGCGAACTAAGTTTTAGCCTGCCCATCCGCTCACTTCACTTCGAGAAATCGTTGATGGAGGAACATTTTAACGAAAACTACATGGAGAGCGACAAATATCCGAAGGCTTCCTTCAAGGGAATGGTATTGTCTCCTCCCGATATTTCAAAAGACGGCACTTATCCGGTAAACGTGACCGGCGACCTGGAAGTACACGGCGTTAAACAGGCTCGTACCATAAAAGGCGAAATAAAGGTAAATGGCGGGGTGATCTCAATGACTTCGGAGTTTATTGTAAAATGCGCCGACCATAAGATAGATATACCGCAGATCGTATTTCATCACATTGCCGAAAACATTCGCATACGCGTAGCCGCAACATACGCACCTTATAAAAATTGA